From the genome of Muricauda sp. SCSIO 64092, one region includes:
- a CDS encoding DUF1801 domain-containing protein, with amino-acid sequence MNPAEEYILSREEPYRSILLHLKAILEGVIPNVDMKYKWRIPCFYADKHPICYLNASYKGGFVDIAFWNSAHLTKHLELMHSEKRKVVKSFRYFTLEEINDEVLIEVVQEAYDLRKKGFYKRS; translated from the coding sequence ATGAACCCCGCAGAAGAATATATCCTATCCAGAGAGGAGCCTTACCGAAGCATTTTGTTGCATCTTAAGGCCATCCTGGAAGGGGTCATCCCCAATGTAGATATGAAATACAAATGGAGGATTCCCTGTTTTTATGCGGACAAACATCCTATTTGTTATTTAAACGCCTCCTACAAGGGAGGATTTGTGGATATCGCCTTTTGGAATTCCGCCCATTTGACCAAACACCTTGAACTGATGCATTCTGAAAAAAGAAAAGTGGTCAAATCCTTTCGCTACTTCACTTTGGAGGAAATCAATGATGAAGTCCTTATTGAAGTGGTGCAAGAGGCTTATGATCTAAGGAAAAAAGGGTTCTACAAACGGAGTTAG
- the kdsA gene encoding 3-deoxy-8-phosphooctulonate synthase, whose protein sequence is MSLSQIPKITYTSSGNFFLLAGPCAIEGEDMALRIAEKVIQITNNLQIPYVFKGSFKKANRSRLDSFTGIGDEKALKILRKVSDTFNVPTITDIHTEQDAAMAAEYVDVLQIPAFLVRQTDLVVAAAKTGKTVNLKKGQFMSPESMKHAVTKVHESGNEHAWITDRGTMFGYQDMVVDFRGIPTMKQYAPVVLDVTHSLQQPNQSSGVTGGRPALIGTMARAGIAAGVDGLFMETHFNPSNAKSDGANMLDLSLLEKLLSDLVAIRKTINSL, encoded by the coding sequence ATGTCCTTATCCCAGATACCCAAAATTACCTATACATCCAGTGGCAATTTCTTTCTATTGGCCGGTCCCTGCGCCATTGAGGGAGAGGATATGGCCTTACGAATTGCGGAAAAAGTGATCCAAATAACCAATAATCTCCAGATTCCCTATGTGTTTAAGGGCAGTTTTAAGAAAGCGAATCGAAGTCGCCTGGATTCCTTTACGGGAATTGGGGATGAAAAAGCCTTAAAGATCCTCAGAAAGGTATCCGATACCTTCAACGTACCCACAATAACGGATATCCATACGGAACAGGATGCTGCCATGGCGGCAGAATATGTAGATGTGCTACAAATACCCGCTTTTTTGGTGCGCCAAACCGATTTGGTGGTTGCAGCGGCCAAAACGGGCAAGACGGTCAATTTAAAAAAAGGCCAATTCATGAGTCCCGAAAGTATGAAGCATGCGGTGACCAAAGTGCATGAATCAGGCAACGAACATGCTTGGATAACCGATCGGGGGACCATGTTCGGCTATCAGGATATGGTGGTCGATTTTAGGGGGATACCGACCATGAAACAATACGCCCCCGTAGTCCTTGATGTTACCCATTCCCTGCAACAGCCCAATCAATCTTCGGGGGTCACGGGGGGACGTCCCGCACTAATAGGTACCATGGCAAGAGCGGGCATCGCGGCCGGGGTTGACGGCCTGTTTATGGAAACCCATTTTAATCCCTCCAATGCCAAAAGCGACGGTGCCAATATGTTGGATTTGAGTCTTTTGGAAAAATTGCTTTCCGATTTGGTCGCTATTCGAAAAACAATTAATTCCCTTTAA
- a CDS encoding LytR/AlgR family response regulator transcription factor, producing the protein MKKVLIADDEKAGRTLIKEYLEDYPDLVLIAEVNNGVDAISEINRFKPDLVFLDIQMPGKTGFEVLTYLEELPAIIFSTAYDEYALKAFEVHAVDYLLKPYTKERFRLAIERLNPDNQKLGRLTESLLMNKTDYPTRVLVQQNKKLITTAVNDIQWVEAYGDYSKLHVDKQVYLSNFGISDLEQKLNPQKFLRVHRSSIINLDKVKELNKYGKSYDVTMLNQDVVRVSRGYMEALKKIIL; encoded by the coding sequence ATGAAAAAGGTACTCATTGCCGATGATGAAAAGGCCGGTAGAACGTTGATTAAAGAGTATTTGGAAGACTATCCGGATTTGGTCCTCATCGCTGAAGTCAATAATGGGGTGGATGCCATTTCCGAAATCAACCGATTTAAACCGGATTTGGTGTTTTTGGATATTCAGATGCCGGGCAAGACCGGTTTTGAGGTATTGACCTATTTAGAGGAACTGCCCGCCATTATCTTTTCTACGGCTTATGATGAATATGCCCTAAAGGCCTTTGAGGTCCATGCCGTGGATTACCTTTTAAAGCCGTATACCAAAGAGCGTTTTAGATTGGCCATAGAACGCCTCAACCCGGACAACCAAAAACTGGGCAGGCTTACCGAAAGCCTTCTTATGAATAAAACGGATTATCCTACCCGGGTCTTGGTCCAGCAAAACAAAAAACTGATCACAACGGCTGTCAATGACATCCAATGGGTAGAGGCTTACGGTGATTACTCCAAGCTTCATGTGGACAAGCAGGTATACCTGAGCAATTTTGGAATTTCGGATTTGGAACAGAAACTGAATCCCCAGAAATTTCTGAGGGTACATCGTTCTTCCATCATCAATCTGGACAAAGTGAAGGAATTGAACAAATATGGAAAAAGCTATGATGTTACCATGCTTAACCAGGATGTGGTCCGGGTAAGTCGGGGGTATATGGAAGCTTTAAAAAAAATAATTTTGTAA
- a CDS encoding sensor histidine kinase yields MDRKVIWGLRRKEILAVLIFYFVFATLYYVAIWITSGMRGEFFDLVSYIDSCGLQYVIFLLFTIPIWYLIFKQLRSISLYKRLLIHIVTLPIFIFGTQQVYYSIADAVDFGHLEGSGSVWDIYIPALLYLVQFGIFHAYEYYNVAQQKLRMEGELRQAALKSELAAIKAQLNPHFLYNVFNTINASVPPKQEKTRQLIATLADLFRYQLKASKKELVPLSDEIEFVNKYLELEKARFEERLEIEMNVPKALLGEMVPPMLLQPLVENSVKHGISNTLKGGKISISIFKEGEKLKFEIADTGKGVKDKKSLFGRGVGLSNTQLRLQKMYQSQLEILDNTPQGLKICFAL; encoded by the coding sequence ATGGATAGAAAAGTGATTTGGGGTTTAAGACGAAAGGAAATTTTGGCAGTACTGATTTTCTATTTTGTTTTTGCCACCCTTTATTATGTAGCCATTTGGATTACCTCCGGCATGCGGGGTGAATTTTTTGACCTTGTATCCTATATCGACTCCTGTGGACTGCAATACGTAATTTTTTTACTGTTCACCATCCCAATTTGGTATTTGATATTCAAACAATTACGTTCCATAAGTCTCTACAAACGCCTATTGATACACATTGTGACGTTGCCCATTTTCATTTTTGGCACACAACAAGTCTATTATTCAATTGCAGATGCTGTGGATTTTGGACATTTGGAGGGATCAGGTTCTGTTTGGGATATTTATATTCCCGCACTGCTTTATCTAGTTCAATTCGGCATCTTTCATGCTTACGAATATTATAATGTGGCCCAACAAAAATTAAGAATGGAAGGGGAGTTACGCCAAGCTGCATTGAAAAGTGAATTGGCCGCAATAAAAGCGCAGCTCAACCCGCACTTTCTCTACAATGTATTCAATACCATAAATGCCTCGGTACCTCCAAAACAGGAAAAAACCAGACAACTAATTGCCACTTTGGCGGATTTGTTCCGATACCAACTAAAAGCTTCAAAAAAGGAGTTGGTACCGCTTTCCGATGAGATTGAATTTGTGAACAAATACCTAGAACTGGAAAAGGCTAGATTTGAAGAACGCCTAGAGATTGAAATGAACGTTCCCAAAGCACTGTTGGGTGAAATGGTACCTCCCATGTTGTTACAACCTTTGGTCGAGAATTCTGTTAAGCACGGCATATCCAATACGTTGAAAGGGGGCAAAATTTCAATTTCAATTTTTAAGGAAGGTGAAAAGTTGAAGTTTGAAATCGCGGATACCGGAAAAGGGGTTAAGGATAAAAAAAGCCTATTTGGCAGAGGGGTTGGGTTAAGCAACACCCAGTTACGACTTCAAAAAATGTATCAAAGTCAATTGGAAATTTTGGACAACACACCCCAGGGGCTTAAAATATGCTTTGCCCTATGA
- a CDS encoding TonB-dependent receptor domain-containing protein: MKTFIFSVLLLIGTGLSAQTIKGKVVDDNEQPVIFAAVTLNNPKDSSLVKATITADYGIFEFNGIVSGKYILKITNMGYADYTRRIDFKEENLDFGTIYLNSEAQNLEEVTVVSEKPMVQVLADKTVFNVENTINATGTSAFELLRKAPGVIVDNGGGFIVEGKTGVQIFIDGKLSVLQGEDLTNYLESLQATDVESVEIITQPSSKYDAAGNAGIINIKLKKDKSLGTNGTFTSGMTVGDFGRTNASINFNNREKKGNFYGTYSNRFGKSTGFIDLLRNQFGTQFDSRSSSIYDRNTNNIKLGYDYYLNSKHTIGAIVNGNFNNGFTNSTTRTPIRDADAIENDSLLVAFNQRQNTSYNINANLNYKYADTLGHSINVDLDYGRYNSERDALQPNTYFNGDESQVLSERITFQDTPIDINIATIKADYEQDFLKGKLGVGFKLSYINTDNTFDFFNQLNGENILDTSQSNQFEYQENINAAYVNFNRKWGKWNLQFGLRVENTDSDGILTSQQQNEDDRVQRNYTDYFPSGGLTYQMNRKNQFALTYSRRIQRPNYQSLNPFEYQLDELSFSKGNPFLQPQYTNNIKLSHTFNYRLTTSISYSYVTDFFARVTIADSETTNFLTTLNVADQEVINLGISYPKKIYEWWNIYFSLNAYISDFKATSEEFLPVRQETLSFYAQNTLTLSKTLKMEISGWYSSPSIWGGTYQTESLGSLNLAFQKKLFDNRFTARLSFNDILFTVPWNGTTQFGDLFIDGRGGSDSRQVAFSLTYDFGRNEIKKARKRKTGLQDENDRIGS; encoded by the coding sequence ATGAAAACCTTTATTTTTTCGGTATTGCTATTGATCGGTACGGGACTTTCCGCCCAAACCATTAAGGGCAAAGTAGTGGATGATAATGAGCAACCGGTCATATTTGCAGCGGTTACCTTAAATAACCCAAAAGATTCCAGTTTGGTCAAAGCTACCATTACCGCCGACTATGGAATCTTTGAATTTAATGGGATCGTATCCGGAAAATACATTTTAAAAATCACCAATATGGGCTATGCCGATTATACGAGGCGTATTGATTTTAAGGAGGAAAATTTGGATTTTGGTACCATATACCTCAATTCAGAAGCACAAAATTTGGAAGAAGTAACCGTAGTTTCTGAAAAGCCCATGGTCCAGGTATTGGCGGATAAGACCGTATTCAATGTTGAAAATACGATCAATGCCACCGGAACAAGTGCATTTGAGTTGTTGCGAAAGGCCCCCGGTGTCATCGTTGACAATGGCGGCGGGTTTATTGTTGAAGGGAAAACCGGGGTTCAGATTTTTATTGATGGGAAGTTGTCCGTTTTGCAAGGTGAGGACTTGACCAATTATCTGGAAAGCTTACAGGCCACCGACGTGGAATCCGTTGAAATTATCACCCAGCCTTCATCCAAATACGATGCTGCAGGAAATGCTGGGATCATCAACATCAAACTGAAAAAAGATAAGAGCCTGGGTACCAATGGCACTTTTACCTCCGGAATGACGGTTGGGGATTTTGGCCGTACCAATGCCAGCATAAATTTCAACAACAGGGAAAAAAAGGGCAATTTCTATGGTACCTACAGCAACCGATTTGGAAAGAGCACAGGGTTTATCGATCTGTTGCGAAACCAATTTGGGACACAGTTCGATTCCCGCTCCTCCAGCATCTATGATCGCAACACCAATAATATAAAACTGGGGTATGATTACTATCTGAACTCAAAACACACTATTGGCGCCATTGTGAACGGAAATTTTAATAATGGATTTACCAATAGTACTACGCGTACCCCCATTCGGGATGCGGATGCCATCGAAAATGATAGTTTACTTGTAGCGTTCAACCAAAGACAGAACACCTCGTACAACATCAATGCCAACTTGAACTATAAATATGCGGATACACTGGGTCATTCCATCAATGTGGATTTGGATTATGGGCGCTACAATAGCGAACGGGATGCCCTACAGCCCAATACCTATTTCAATGGGGACGAATCCCAGGTTTTGAGCGAGCGAATCACATTTCAGGATACCCCTATCGATATCAATATAGCCACGATAAAAGCGGATTATGAACAGGACTTTCTTAAGGGAAAACTGGGGGTGGGTTTCAAGTTGTCCTATATCAATACGGACAATACGTTTGACTTTTTCAATCAGTTGAATGGGGAGAACATCTTGGATACTTCACAGAGCAATCAGTTTGAATATCAAGAAAATATCAATGCGGCTTATGTCAATTTTAACCGCAAATGGGGCAAATGGAACCTTCAGTTTGGTCTAAGGGTGGAAAACACGGATTCCGATGGGATTCTTACCAGTCAACAGCAAAATGAAGACGATAGGGTACAACGAAACTATACGGATTATTTTCCTTCCGGGGGATTGACGTATCAAATGAACCGCAAAAACCAGTTTGCCTTGACTTATAGCCGAAGGATACAACGCCCCAACTATCAATCGTTGAACCCATTTGAATACCAATTGGATGAACTTTCCTTTAGTAAGGGAAATCCATTCCTGCAACCACAGTATACCAACAACATTAAATTGTCCCATACCTTCAATTACCGGTTGACGACTTCAATCAGCTATAGCTATGTAACGGACTTCTTTGCACGGGTGACCATTGCCGATAGTGAAACGACCAACTTTCTGACTACCTTGAACGTTGCGGACCAAGAAGTCATCAATCTGGGTATTTCCTATCCCAAAAAGATTTATGAATGGTGGAACATTTATTTTAGTCTAAATGCCTATATCAGCGATTTTAAGGCCACCAGTGAGGAGTTTTTACCGGTGCGTCAAGAAACCCTGAGTTTTTATGCCCAGAACACCTTAACTTTATCAAAAACCCTGAAAATGGAAATTTCAGGATGGTACAGTTCCCCTTCCATTTGGGGAGGAACATACCAAACCGAATCCTTGGGTTCCTTGAACCTTGCTTTTCAAAAGAAACTTTTTGATAATCGATTTACGGCCCGTCTTTCCTTCAATGATATTTTGTTCACGGTCCCTTGGAATGGAACTACACAATTCGGTGATCTTTTTATAGATGGCAGGGGAGGCAGTGATAGCCGACAAGTTGCTTTTAGCCTTACCTACGATTTTGGACGAAATGAAATTAAAAAGGCCAGAAAGCGAAAAACAGGATTACAAGATGAAAATGACCGAATAGGGAGTTAG
- the typA gene encoding translational GTPase TypA, producing MQKIKNIAIIAHVDHGKTTLVDKIMYHCQLFRENENKGDLILDNNDLERERGITIVSKNVSVVYKDTKINIIDTPGHADFGGEVERVLNMADGVLLLVDAFEGPMPQTRFVLQKAIDLGLKPCVVINKVDKENCTPEEVHEKVFDLMFELGAEEWQLDFPTVYGSAKQGWMSEDWQKPTEDISPLLDMVLEHVPEFKPEEGSTQMLITSLDFSSFTGRIAIGRLQRGSLREGQQVTLVKREGNMIKSKIKEVFVFDGLGRKKVQEVQTGDICALVGMDGFDIGDTVADLENPEGLKTIAIDEPTMSMLFTINDSPFFGKDGKFVTSRHIKERLEKELEKNLALRVEETDSADKFMVFGRGVLHLSVLIETMRREGYELQIGQPQVIIKEVDGVKCEPVEQLTIDLPEEVSGKAVEMVSIRKGEMVSMEAKGSRMVCEFIIPSRGIIGLRNQLLTATAGEAIMAHRFLEYQPLKGAITGRINGSLVSMENGTAIPYSIDKLQERGKFFIDPGEDIYEGQVIGENSRQDDMTINVTKTKKLSNVRSAGADDKAKIVPAIKFSLEEALEYIQKDEYVEVTPNHLRLRKIHLKEVDRKRNKVD from the coding sequence ATGCAGAAAATCAAGAACATAGCTATCATTGCCCACGTAGATCATGGGAAGACCACCTTGGTGGATAAGATCATGTACCATTGTCAATTGTTCCGTGAAAATGAGAATAAAGGGGATTTGATTTTGGACAATAACGACTTGGAACGTGAACGCGGTATTACCATTGTATCCAAAAATGTTTCCGTGGTTTATAAGGACACCAAGATCAATATCATCGATACCCCGGGGCACGCCGATTTTGGAGGGGAAGTGGAACGCGTACTGAACATGGCGGATGGTGTACTGCTATTGGTGGATGCTTTTGAAGGGCCCATGCCCCAGACCCGTTTTGTGCTGCAAAAAGCCATTGATTTAGGGTTAAAACCCTGTGTGGTCATCAATAAAGTGGACAAGGAGAACTGTACCCCGGAAGAGGTACATGAAAAGGTTTTTGATTTGATGTTTGAACTGGGCGCAGAGGAATGGCAATTGGACTTTCCTACCGTTTATGGCTCTGCAAAACAGGGTTGGATGAGCGAGGACTGGCAAAAACCGACCGAAGATATTTCCCCACTGTTGGATATGGTCCTGGAACATGTTCCCGAATTTAAACCGGAAGAAGGCTCTACCCAAATGTTGATCACCTCCCTGGACTTTTCAAGTTTTACGGGCCGTATCGCCATCGGAAGATTACAACGTGGAAGCCTAAGGGAAGGGCAACAGGTCACCTTGGTCAAGCGTGAGGGCAACATGATAAAATCCAAAATCAAGGAGGTCTTTGTATTTGATGGTTTGGGAAGGAAAAAAGTACAGGAAGTACAAACGGGGGATATCTGCGCTTTAGTAGGGATGGATGGTTTTGATATTGGAGATACCGTTGCCGATTTGGAAAATCCGGAAGGGTTAAAGACCATTGCCATAGATGAACCTACAATGAGCATGCTCTTTACGATCAATGATAGTCCGTTTTTTGGTAAGGACGGCAAATTCGTTACTTCCAGACACATCAAGGAACGTCTGGAAAAGGAGCTGGAAAAGAATTTGGCCCTACGGGTGGAAGAAACGGATAGTGCGGATAAATTCATGGTTTTTGGTCGTGGGGTGTTGCACCTTTCCGTGCTCATTGAAACCATGCGTCGCGAAGGATATGAACTTCAAATAGGTCAGCCTCAGGTCATCATAAAGGAAGTGGACGGTGTTAAATGCGAACCCGTGGAGCAATTGACCATTGATTTGCCCGAGGAGGTTTCCGGTAAAGCCGTGGAAATGGTTTCCATTCGCAAAGGCGAAATGGTAAGTATGGAGGCCAAAGGTTCCCGAATGGTATGTGAATTCATCATCCCTTCCAGGGGAATCATAGGTCTACGGAACCAGTTATTGACGGCAACCGCCGGTGAAGCCATTATGGCACATCGGTTTTTGGAATACCAACCTTTAAAAGGGGCAATTACGGGTCGTATCAATGGGTCATTGGTTTCCATGGAAAACGGAACGGCAATCCCATATTCCATAGATAAGCTCCAGGAGCGTGGGAAATTCTTTATTGACCCTGGAGAGGATATCTATGAGGGGCAGGTCATTGGGGAAAATTCACGCCAGGATGATATGACCATCAATGTTACCAAAACCAAAAAACTTTCCAATGTAAGATCGGCAGGAGCGGATGATAAGGCCAAAATAGTCCCTGCCATCAAATTTTCTTTGGAAGAGGCCCTGGAATACATTCAAAAGGATGAATATGTTGAGGTAACGCCCAATCATCTCCGTTTGCGAAAAATACACTTAAAAGAAGTCGACCGAAAACGGAATAAGGTGGACTGA